A stretch of uncultured Campylobacter sp. DNA encodes these proteins:
- a CDS encoding thiamine phosphate synthase — MLDLELASRITIITNRALCGGEAALLARIADFAAAGVGEIVVREKDLDEAAYATLFGKILLACKSGFCADTACAGGIFADEARAAKFSETQAFADGLDVSAAYADKISLYERNEDKILLKKLHLGGSKSELCADTACKHAATDKIQSKNLACVLEEISSKNFTGAANRANDSAPSEISLRGAASETKLAAESVRSAENAESMRSAQSKENANDVHSAKNAGSAWSAQYTESSESIEGVENSQSVKEAENSQSAKGAQSTESARRLPAIFVHNFADFALRAGERNLWLPLGVLRSFSAVRGTEFLRANFKKLVASCHSEAEAREALELGANAICLSHIFATDCKAGLAPKGLNLIRAVRGFYDGEIYALGGITLRNFAVVLRAGADRIAVMSSAMAARDASDFIRKFKK, encoded by the coding sequence TGCTAGATTTAGAGCTTGCTTCGCGCATTACGATCATCACAAATCGCGCGCTCTGCGGTGGCGAGGCGGCGCTGCTTGCGCGCATAGCGGATTTTGCTGCGGCAGGCGTAGGCGAGATCGTCGTGCGCGAAAAGGATTTAGACGAAGCGGCCTATGCGACGCTGTTTGGTAAAATTTTACTCGCCTGCAAGAGCGGGTTTTGTGCGGATACAGCTTGTGCGGGCGGGATTTTTGCAGATGAGGCTCGTGCCGCTAAATTTAGTGAAACCCAAGCTTTTGCGGACGGATTAGACGTAAGCGCGGCCTACGCGGATAAAATTTCGCTCTACGAGCGCAACGAGGACAAAATTTTATTAAAAAAGCTCCATTTAGGCGGAAGCAAAAGCGAGCTTTGCGCGGATACGGCCTGCAAGCACGCCGCTACGGATAAAATCCAGTCTAAAAATTTAGCTTGTGTTTTAGAGGAAATTTCATCTAAAAATTTTACCGGCGCTGCAAATCGCGCGAATGATAGCGCGCCTAGTGAAATTTCGCTTCGCGGCGCTGCAAGCGAAACAAAACTAGCGGCAGAAAGCGTACGGAGCGCAGAAAATGCGGAAAGTATGCGGAGTGCGCAAAGTAAAGAAAATGCGAATGATGTGCATAGTGCAAAAAATGCGGGGAGTGCGTGGAGCGCGCAGTACACGGAAAGCTCGGAAAGTATAGAGGGCGTAGAAAATTCACAGAGCGTGAAAGAGGCGGAAAACTCGCAGAGTGCGAAGGGCGCGCAGAGCACAGAGAGTGCAAGGCGTCTGCCTGCGATCTTTGTGCATAATTTTGCAGATTTTGCACTGCGGGCGGGCGAGAGAAATTTATGGCTGCCGCTCGGGGTTTTGCGGAGCTTCAGCGCGGTGCGCGGCACGGAGTTTTTGCGCGCAAATTTCAAAAAATTGGTCGCTTCCTGCCACAGCGAGGCGGAGGCGCGCGAGGCGCTGGAGCTGGGCGCGAACGCGATCTGCCTGAGCCACATCTTCGCGACCGATTGCAAGGCGGGGCTCGCGCCGAAGGGGCTAAATTTGATCCGCGCCGTGCGTGGGTTTTACGACGGCGAGATTTACGCGCTCGGCGGCATAACGCTGCGCAATTTTGCCGTCGTTCTACGCGCGGGAGCCGACAGGATCGCCGTTATGAGCTCTGCGATGGCTGCGCGGGACGCGAGCGATTTCATAAGAAAATTTAAGAAATGA